The genomic stretch ACATCGTCCGGACCAACACGACGACCTCGAAGAGTTGTACGGTACCGATGTCGTCGAGCGGGCCACTGACGTCGGGAACTGAAACGAGACGTTCCCGGTCGCCGTGTGGTTCGCCGTGGAGAAATTTTCGACTGTTCGTGGCAACCAAGAAAATAACAGTAGTGACTCAGTGGGTGGTGATGGTCACCGTACCGTCGAACTTGAGGAGGACCGACTGGGCGAGGTCGCCGAAGATCGCCTTGCCCGTCGGCGAGCGCTTTCGCCCGTTGATGAAGATGTGGTCGCAGTCCCGCTCGTAGGCGATGTCCAAGATTTGCTCTTCCTTGTCGCCGAGCGCGCCGATGGCCTCGTACTCGACGTCGAGACCCGCGAACACCTCGTCGCCGACGTCCGTGGCGAACTGGCGTGCCCCCTCACGCGCTCGCTCGGTGCTGTAGCCGACGTCGCGCTCGGGGATGTCAGCCATCGAGGTGGCGTACTCGCTGAACGCCTCCTTGGTCGTCACGTGCACCAAGAACAGCTCGGCCCCGACCCCGGCGGCGAGTTCGCCGGCTTCCCGGATGAGTTCCTTCGTCGCCTCGGTCCCCTCGACGACCACGAGTGCCCGCTTCATGCTACGTGCTCCGTGAGAAAGGATGGTAAAGCTATCGGTGAAGTGACCTTCGACGGAGTCGCGCGGTCGATCGGTCAGTCGTCGGCTTCCTTGGCGGTAGCCTCACCTTCTGCAGGGCTATCGACCGGACTCTGCCGGGGGACCACGAGGTTGAGTACGAGCGCGGCGAGCCCGCCCATGACGACGCCGGAGCCGAACAGCGTCTGGACCATCTCGGGGAGGTTCTGGACCAGTTCGGGGCGGAACGTGACGCCGAGTCCGAGCGAGACCGCGGCGGCGATGATGGTCGTGTTGCGCTGGGTGAGCACGACCTCGCGGTGGACGATGTTGAGGCCGCTGGTGAAGATCTGTGCGAAGAGGATGAGCGTGCCGCCGCCGAGGACGGGATCCGGGACCGTCGTGATGACCGCACCGACCTTCGGGACGAACCCGGAGACCAGCAGGATGACACCCCCGATGCCGACGATGTACCGGCTGGCGACGCCGGTGAAACTGATCAGGCCGACGTTCTGTGCGAAAGAGGTGTTCGGGAATGCGTTGAAGACGGCCGCGATGCCGCTCATGACGCCGTCGCCGAGCAACCCGCCGCGGACCTGCTGATTCGACGCAGTGCGCCCCGTCTCGGAGACGATCGCCGAGATGTTGCCAATGGTTTCCATGGCGACGATAAGATAGACGGCCGCGACGGCGAGGATCGCCCCGGGTTCGAACGCGATGCCGTACTTCAGCGGCACGGGGACGGCGAACCAGCCAGCCTGCGCGACCGGCGCGAACTCGACCATCCCGAGGAACACCGCGACGAGGTAGCCGACGAGGATGCCGAAAAAGACGCTTGCGATGCGGAGGATGCCCCGGAAGAACTGGTTCAACACGAGCGTCAGGAAGAACACGAGCGCCGCCACGCCGAGGTTGGCCAGCGAGGCGTACCCCTCCGCACCCGGGCCGGCCGACGCCCCGGCGGCGTAGTCGATGCCGGTCGGGATGAGCGTCAGTCCGATGAGCATCACGACGATGCCGTTGACCAGCGGCGGGAAGAGCGGCTTGAACCGCTCGTAGTTCGCCCCGATGAATATCTGGACGAGCGACCCGACCAGCGCCGCGCCGAATATCGCCGGCAGCCCCGCGTCCTCGCCGACGAGCAGCAACGTGCCGAGGAACGCGAAGCTCGTCCCCATCATTATCGGCAGTCGAGCGCCGACGGGACCGACGGGATACGCCTGCACGAGGCTCGCGACGCCGGCCACGATGAGCGCCATCTGAACGAGGAACGTCGTCTGGCCGGTCGCAAGCCCCAGCGAGGAGGCGATGATCAGCGGAACGGCGATGTTGCCGAGGACCATCGCCAGCACGTGTTGGAACGCCAGCGGAACCGATTCGCCGAGCGGTGGCTTCTCCTCGATGTCGTACACGACGCTCGATCGACCGGCTTCGTCTGACTCTGTCATGCGATGCCCGACCACGAGTCACGTTCACACTCACTTAATAATACTGGTTCATTGGCCCGGAGGACGCCGGTCATCGGTACGATGACAACACGGCGGCTTGCCCACTCGAACTCGGTTCGGCGTGTCACGACGGGTTCGCACGGCGAGCACACCAGCTGATGCGGTCGCTGTCGGGTGAGGATCTCATCGGAAAACGTGTCCGTCCTGCGAGTTGCGATGGTGCTCGTTTAGCTCCCACGGTAGGTCGTGTAGCCGCCGGGCGAGAGCAGCAGCGGCACGTGATACGGTTCGTCGGCGTCCACGATGACGAACCGCACCGGGACCGTCTCCAGAAACGTCGAATCGGCCGACTGCTGGCGGTAGTAGTCTCCGACGTCGAACAGCAGTTGGTAGGTTCCGGCCTCCATCTCATCGTCGGTCAGCA from Halococcus sediminicola encodes the following:
- a CDS encoding universal stress protein → MKRALVVVEGTEATKELIREAGELAAGVGAELFLVHVTTKEAFSEYATSMADIPERDVGYSTERAREGARQFATDVGDEVFAGLDVEYEAIGALGDKEEQILDIAYERDCDHIFINGRKRSPTGKAIFGDLAQSVLLKFDGTVTITTH
- the uraH gene encoding hydroxyisourate hydrolase — translated: MSAELTTHVLDTSREGPAAGVTVTLQRLDSAGDAVTITEGTTNADGRLDEPLLTDDEMEAGTYQLLFDVGDYYRQQSADSTFLETVPVRFVIVDADEPYHVPLLLSPGGYTTYRGS
- a CDS encoding uracil-xanthine permease family protein, which gives rise to MTESDEAGRSSVVYDIEEKPPLGESVPLAFQHVLAMVLGNIAVPLIIASSLGLATGQTTFLVQMALIVAGVASLVQAYPVGPVGARLPIMMGTSFAFLGTLLLVGEDAGLPAIFGAALVGSLVQIFIGANYERFKPLFPPLVNGIVVMLIGLTLIPTGIDYAAGASAGPGAEGYASLANLGVAALVFFLTLVLNQFFRGILRIASVFFGILVGYLVAVFLGMVEFAPVAQAGWFAVPVPLKYGIAFEPGAILAVAAVYLIVAMETIGNISAIVSETGRTASNQQVRGGLLGDGVMSGIAAVFNAFPNTSFAQNVGLISFTGVASRYIVGIGGVILLVSGFVPKVGAVITTVPDPVLGGGTLILFAQIFTSGLNIVHREVVLTQRNTTIIAAAVSLGLGVTFRPELVQNLPEMVQTLFGSGVVMGGLAALVLNLVVPRQSPVDSPAEGEATAKEADD